A single Nissabacter sp. SGAir0207 DNA region contains:
- a CDS encoding LysR family transcriptional regulator: MQIEDLRIFLAVIKASSFTAAADQLMLSKQYVSRRMAALEESLGARLLNRNTRKLSVTEAGQVFSLHAQRILDDIYEAEQAVSERRQELHGTFRISIPMSFGMSHLSPLIAEFLSLHPAVQFQVELGDRHVDLIGEGFDIAIRIGSLSDSTLIARRLGELNRVICASPAYLARAGTPQVPDDLLNHACLRFGREGQYGWELQQEGKRRMWDVRGPIVSNNGEVLRDAAIAGLGVVLLPAFIVGPALARGDLVTLLEANQPAPLSLNALYPQHRQRSEVNRVFLAFLAERLANVA, encoded by the coding sequence ATGCAGATAGAAGATCTCCGTATTTTTCTGGCCGTGATCAAGGCCAGCAGTTTCACGGCCGCCGCCGACCAGCTCATGCTCTCGAAGCAGTATGTCAGCCGACGTATGGCAGCGCTGGAGGAGAGCCTCGGCGCGCGGCTGCTGAACCGCAATACCCGCAAGCTGTCAGTGACGGAAGCCGGGCAGGTGTTCTCGCTCCATGCACAGCGCATCCTGGACGACATTTATGAGGCGGAGCAGGCGGTGTCGGAGCGCCGACAAGAGCTGCATGGCACCTTCCGCATCAGCATCCCGATGTCGTTCGGCATGAGCCACCTCTCGCCGCTGATCGCCGAGTTCCTCAGCCTGCACCCGGCGGTGCAGTTCCAGGTGGAGTTGGGCGATCGCCATGTCGATCTGATTGGCGAGGGCTTTGACATCGCCATCCGCATCGGCAGCCTGTCGGACTCGACGCTGATTGCCCGTCGGCTGGGGGAGCTGAACCGGGTGATCTGCGCCAGCCCAGCCTATTTAGCCCGTGCTGGCACCCCGCAGGTGCCGGATGACCTGCTAAACCACGCCTGCCTGCGCTTTGGGCGCGAGGGGCAGTATGGCTGGGAGCTGCAACAGGAGGGAAAACGGCGGATGTGGGACGTGCGCGGCCCGATTGTTAGCAACAATGGTGAGGTGCTGCGCGATGCGGCCATCGCCGGGCTAGGGGTGGTGCTGTTGCCAGCGTTTATCGTTGGGCCAGCGCTGGCGCGCGGTGACCTTGTCACGTTGCTGGAGGCTAACCAACCCGCGCCGCTGAGCCTGAATGCGCTCTATCCGCAGCATCGCCAGCGCAGTGAGGTCAACCGGGTGTTTTTGGCATTTTTGGCGGAGCGGTTGGCGAACGTGGCGTAA
- a CDS encoding pirin family protein codes for MIEQRLSEQRGAGNHGWLNSRHTFSFASYWDPQQTGFSDLLVINDDRVAASRGFGAHPHNNMEIISYVLEGALAHKDSMGTGSVIVPGDVQLMSAGSGVTHSEFNHSNTEGVHFLQIWVVPAEKNSEPGYQQVSVPDSEKRGQLRLIISPEGENGALRIRQDVRIYAGLFDGEEQATFTLGQNRYAYIHVAKGSVQVNGITFNAGDGARVREEEALTFSGGDQAEVLLFDLRPLEVNHPTR; via the coding sequence ATGATCGAGCAAAGACTGTCTGAACAACGCGGTGCAGGTAACCACGGCTGGCTGAACTCCCGCCACACCTTCTCATTCGCCAGCTACTGGGATCCGCAACAGACCGGCTTCTCCGACCTGTTGGTGATCAACGATGACCGCGTAGCTGCCTCCAGGGGCTTTGGTGCCCACCCGCACAACAACATGGAGATCATCTCCTACGTGCTGGAAGGGGCGTTGGCGCACAAAGACTCGATGGGCACTGGCTCGGTGATTGTCCCTGGCGACGTGCAGTTGATGAGCGCTGGCAGTGGCGTCACCCACAGCGAGTTCAACCACTCCAACACGGAAGGCGTACACTTCCTGCAAATCTGGGTGGTGCCAGCGGAGAAGAACAGCGAACCGGGCTACCAGCAGGTCTCCGTGCCAGACAGTGAAAAACGCGGCCAACTGCGCCTGATTATCTCGCCGGAAGGTGAAAATGGCGCGCTGCGCATCCGTCAGGACGTGCGCATCTACGCCGGGCTGTTTGATGGGGAGGAGCAAGCGACCTTTACCCTCGGGCAGAACCGTTACGCCTACATCCACGTCGCGAAAGGCAGCGTGCAGGTGAACGGCATCACCTTCAACGCAGGTGACGGCGCACGGGTACGGGAAGAGGAAGCGCTGACCTTCAGCGGCGGCGATCAGGCAGAAGTGCTGCTGTTTGACCTCCGTCCGCTGGAAGTCAACCACCCGACACGCTAA
- a CDS encoding alpha/beta fold hydrolase codes for MSTITTQDGTQIYYKDWGTGRPVLFSHGWPLDADMWDSQMNFLAERGYRAIAFDRRGFGRSDQPWEGYDYDTFASDINDLITALDLQEVTLVGFSMGGGDVARYLGRYGSDRVAALVLLGAVTPIFGKTDDHPQGVEKSVFDGIKDGLLKDRAQFISDFATPFYGLNAGQTVSEGVLTQTLNIALLASLKGTLDCVTAFSETDFRPDVRKVNVPTLVIHGSNDQVVPFEATGKLSAELIPGAQLKVYENGPHGFAATHQDQLNEDLLAFLQSL; via the coding sequence ATGAGCACGATCACAACGCAAGACGGCACGCAGATTTACTACAAAGATTGGGGCACCGGCCGCCCGGTGCTGTTCAGCCACGGCTGGCCGCTGGATGCCGACATGTGGGACAGCCAGATGAACTTCCTGGCTGAGCGCGGCTACCGCGCCATCGCCTTTGACCGCCGCGGCTTCGGCCGCTCCGACCAGCCGTGGGAAGGGTATGACTACGACACCTTCGCCTCGGACATCAACGACCTGATCACCGCGCTGGATCTGCAAGAGGTGACGCTGGTGGGCTTCTCTATGGGTGGCGGCGACGTGGCCCGTTACCTTGGCCGGTACGGTAGCGATCGCGTGGCGGCTCTGGTGCTGCTGGGTGCGGTGACGCCGATCTTTGGCAAGACCGACGACCATCCGCAAGGCGTGGAGAAGAGCGTTTTCGACGGCATTAAAGATGGCTTGCTGAAGGATCGCGCGCAGTTCATCAGCGACTTCGCCACGCCGTTCTACGGCCTTAACGCTGGCCAGACGGTCTCCGAAGGGGTGCTGACCCAGACCCTGAACATTGCGCTGCTGGCCTCGCTGAAAGGGACGCTGGACTGCGTGACCGCCTTCTCCGAGACGGATTTCCGCCCGGACGTGCGCAAGGTGAACGTGCCGACGCTGGTGATCCACGGCAGCAACGACCAGGTCGTGCCGTTCGAGGCGACCGGCAAGCTCTCCGCCGAACTGATCCCCGGCGCACAGCTGAAAGTGTACGAGAATGGCCCGCACGGCTTCGCCGCCACCCATCAGGATCAACTGAACGAAGACCTGTTGGCCTTCCTGCAATCCCTGTAA
- a CDS encoding MFS transporter: MTQVNDVQGLHPEHPLPTDSASPSPWLPLRQRVFRMLWIATVVSNIGSWMSDVGINWSMLTLSADPLAVALVQAAGSLPMFLFALPSGVMADIVDRRKYLLFSQLWVFIAAASLTLLSVMGLVTPWVLLAATFLLSTGAAMSSPPFQAIVPDLVEKPQLGPAIALNSLGINISRAIGPALGGLLLSFAGPWLVFLLNALSVVGVAWVLWRWKSEITVQRLPPEHFFPAVRAGLRYVHAAPVLRNVLVRTVAFFLFASAGWALLPLVARRELGLGPGGYGIMLAAIGLGAICGAVMLPRLRTLFNPDRLMVLASVVFALTMLALAFVRHFWLLNACEFFTGFAWIATLSTLNLGAQRSAARWVKARALAVYLMVFFGSMTVGSAVWGQLASHYSVAVSLCVAALGMVLASATALRWRLDQDPDLNLDQVPQMDEAGLALAHERGPVMVSYEYHIDPQQAHAFTRAVQEMRRVRRRSGALSWSIYEDVCRPGIFVETFVVGSWIEHLRQHERHTVHDRQIQSRVEAFHQADGPPTLRYLVAPA; this comes from the coding sequence ATGACCCAGGTCAACGACGTACAGGGGCTGCACCCGGAGCACCCCCTGCCGACCGATAGCGCCAGTCCCTCCCCGTGGTTGCCGCTGCGCCAGCGGGTGTTCCGCATGTTGTGGATCGCCACGGTCGTCTCCAACATCGGCTCGTGGATGAGCGATGTCGGCATCAACTGGAGCATGTTGACGCTCAGCGCCGATCCGCTGGCGGTGGCGTTGGTGCAGGCCGCTGGCAGCCTGCCGATGTTTCTGTTTGCCTTGCCCTCTGGCGTGATGGCCGACATTGTCGATCGCCGCAAATATTTGCTCTTTTCGCAGTTGTGGGTATTTATTGCCGCCGCCAGCCTGACCCTGCTCTCGGTGATGGGGCTGGTGACGCCGTGGGTGCTGCTGGCCGCCACCTTCCTGCTCAGTACTGGCGCGGCCATGAGCTCGCCGCCTTTCCAGGCGATCGTGCCGGATCTGGTGGAGAAGCCGCAGCTGGGGCCAGCCATCGCCCTCAACTCGCTCGGCATCAACATCAGCCGCGCCATCGGCCCGGCGCTGGGCGGGCTGCTGCTCTCCTTCGCTGGCCCGTGGCTGGTGTTCCTGCTTAACGCGCTGTCCGTAGTGGGCGTGGCGTGGGTGCTGTGGCGCTGGAAAAGCGAGATCACCGTACAACGCCTGCCGCCGGAGCACTTCTTCCCGGCGGTGCGCGCCGGGCTGCGCTATGTCCATGCCGCCCCGGTGCTGCGCAATGTGCTGGTGCGCACCGTGGCCTTCTTCCTGTTCGCCAGCGCCGGTTGGGCGCTGTTGCCGCTGGTGGCCCGGCGTGAGCTGGGACTGGGGCCGGGCGGCTACGGCATTATGCTGGCGGCCATTGGGCTGGGGGCGATCTGCGGGGCGGTGATGCTGCCGCGCCTGCGCACGCTGTTCAACCCGGATCGCCTGATGGTGCTGGCGAGCGTGGTCTTTGCGCTGACGATGCTGGCGCTGGCGTTTGTCCGCCACTTCTGGCTGCTCAATGCCTGTGAGTTCTTCACCGGCTTCGCTTGGATCGCCACTCTCTCCACCCTCAACCTTGGTGCCCAGCGCAGCGCCGCGCGCTGGGTCAAGGCGCGGGCGCTGGCGGTCTATCTGATGGTGTTCTTCGGCTCGATGACCGTCGGCAGCGCCGTGTGGGGCCAGCTGGCCTCCCACTACAGCGTGGCGGTGTCGCTCTGTGTGGCGGCCCTCGGCATGGTGCTGGCCAGCGCCACCGCCCTGCGCTGGCGGCTGGATCAGGATCCCGACCTGAATCTGGATCAGGTGCCGCAGATGGATGAGGCCGGGCTGGCGCTCGCCCATGAGCGCGGCCCGGTGATGGTGAGTTACGAGTACCACATCGACCCGCAGCAGGCGCACGCCTTCACCCGCGCCGTGCAGGAGATGCGCCGGGTGCGCCGCCGCAGCGGGGCACTGAGCTGGTCGATCTATGAGGATGTTTGCCGGCCGGGGATATTTGTGGAGACCTTCGTGGTCGGCTCCTGGATTGAGCACCTTCGGCAGCATGAGCGCCACACCGTCCACGACCGGCAGATCCAGAGCCGCGTGGAGGCTTTCCATCAGGCTGATGGGCCACCGACGTTGCGTTATCTGGTGGCCCCGGCCTGA
- a CDS encoding DoxX family protein, whose translation MRTFTQPAVPPRIDAGLLFLRLAGGALLLYVHGLPKILHFSTELTRIEDPFGWGPYMSLLPAIFAEVVCPLLIMLGVATRLACLPIIAVLLVAMVAVHPDWTVAEGQFGWLLLTIFTTLAISGPGRWRIGAGPTGART comes from the coding sequence ATGAGAACCTTTACCCAACCCGCAGTCCCGCCCCGCATTGATGCGGGGCTGTTATTCCTCCGGCTGGCCGGTGGGGCATTGCTGCTCTACGTGCATGGCCTGCCAAAAATTTTGCACTTCAGCACTGAGCTGACGCGCATCGAAGATCCGTTTGGCTGGGGGCCATACATGAGCCTGTTGCCAGCGATTTTTGCTGAGGTGGTCTGCCCGCTGCTGATTATGCTCGGCGTGGCGACGCGTCTGGCCTGCCTGCCGATTATCGCCGTGCTGCTGGTGGCGATGGTGGCGGTACACCCTGACTGGACGGTGGCCGAGGGGCAGTTTGGCTGGTTGCTGCTGACCATCTTTACCACGCTGGCCATCAGTGGGCCGGGGCGCTGGCGCATTGGCGCTGGCCCAACAGGAGCACGCACATGA
- a CDS encoding amidohydrolase → MVSPNKAALILLNGKFHTVDRENPIAEAVAIREGKFLAVGSAAEVMQYQDEGTQVVDLHGHTAIPGLNDSHLHLIRGGLNYNLELRWEGVPSLADALRMLKEQALCTPSPQWVRVVGGWTEFQFAERRMPTLDEINEAAPDTPVFILHLYDRALLNRAALRVVGYTKDTPNPPGGEIQRDSNGNPTGMLIARPNAMILYSTLAKGPTLPLEQQVNSTRQFMRELNRLGLTSAIDAGGGFQNYPEDYEVIAELHEKKQMTIRIAYNLFTQRPGHELEDFEKWTDMLTPGQGSDYFRHNGAGEMLVFSAADFEDFLEPRPDLAPGMEDELERVVRHLVEHRWPFRLHATYNESISRMLDVFERVNRDIPFDGLHWFFDHAETVTQQNIDRIKALGGGIAVQHRMAFQGEYFAERYGIEATRHTPPVARMLETGVPVGLGTDATRVASYNPWTALYWLVSGRTVGGMQMYDVNARLDRDTALMLWTQGSAWFSSEQGKKGQIKTGQLADLVVLSKDYFRVPEEEIKGIESVLTVVDGGIVYAAGSFSPLSPPPIPVLPEWSPVVKVPGHYRSAPPTATRAGLAPQAHHCSGPCGVHSHSHDIARGANVPVSEENAFWGALGCSCFAF, encoded by the coding sequence ATGGTTTCACCCAATAAAGCAGCGCTGATTTTGCTCAACGGCAAGTTTCATACCGTCGATCGTGAGAACCCGATCGCGGAGGCCGTCGCCATCCGCGAGGGCAAATTCCTGGCGGTAGGTAGCGCCGCAGAGGTGATGCAGTACCAGGACGAAGGCACCCAGGTGGTCGATCTGCACGGCCACACCGCCATCCCCGGCCTGAATGACTCCCACCTGCACCTGATCCGCGGTGGCCTGAACTACAACCTGGAGCTGCGCTGGGAGGGGGTGCCGTCGCTGGCCGACGCCCTGCGGATGCTCAAGGAGCAGGCGCTGTGCACGCCCTCACCGCAGTGGGTACGCGTGGTGGGTGGCTGGACCGAGTTCCAGTTCGCCGAGCGCCGGATGCCGACGCTGGATGAGATCAACGAAGCCGCGCCGGATACGCCGGTGTTTATCCTGCACCTCTACGACCGCGCGCTGCTCAACCGCGCCGCGCTGCGGGTGGTCGGTTACACCAAAGACACGCCGAACCCGCCGGGCGGCGAGATCCAGCGTGACAGCAACGGCAACCCGACCGGGATGCTGATCGCCCGCCCGAACGCGATGATCCTGTACTCCACCCTCGCCAAGGGGCCAACACTGCCGCTGGAGCAGCAGGTCAACTCCACCCGCCAGTTCATGCGCGAGCTGAACCGCCTCGGGCTGACCAGTGCCATCGACGCCGGTGGCGGCTTCCAGAACTACCCGGAAGATTATGAGGTGATCGCCGAGCTGCACGAGAAGAAGCAGATGACCATCCGCATCGCCTACAACCTCTTCACCCAGCGCCCCGGCCACGAGCTGGAGGACTTCGAGAAGTGGACGGACATGCTGACGCCGGGGCAGGGCAGCGACTACTTCCGCCACAATGGCGCTGGCGAGATGCTGGTCTTCTCCGCCGCGGACTTTGAGGACTTCCTCGAGCCACGCCCGGATCTGGCACCGGGCATGGAGGATGAGCTGGAGCGCGTGGTGCGCCATCTGGTCGAGCACCGCTGGCCGTTCCGCCTGCACGCCACCTATAACGAGTCCATCAGCCGGATGCTGGATGTGTTTGAGCGCGTGAACCGCGACATTCCGTTCGATGGCCTGCACTGGTTCTTCGACCACGCCGAGACGGTGACCCAGCAGAACATTGACCGCATCAAGGCGCTGGGCGGCGGCATCGCGGTGCAGCACCGCATGGCCTTCCAGGGTGAGTACTTCGCCGAGCGCTACGGCATTGAGGCGACCCGCCACACCCCACCGGTAGCGAGGATGCTGGAGACCGGCGTGCCGGTCGGGCTGGGCACCGACGCCACCCGCGTTGCCAGCTACAACCCCTGGACGGCGCTCTACTGGCTGGTCTCTGGCCGCACCGTCGGCGGGATGCAGATGTATGACGTCAACGCGCGCCTTGACCGCGACACCGCGCTGATGCTCTGGACACAGGGCAGCGCATGGTTCTCCAGCGAGCAGGGCAAAAAGGGCCAGATCAAGACCGGTCAGCTGGCGGATCTGGTGGTACTGAGCAAGGACTACTTCCGCGTGCCGGAGGAGGAGATCAAGGGCATCGAGTCGGTGCTGACGGTGGTGGATGGCGGCATCGTCTACGCGGCTGGCAGCTTCAGCCCGCTGTCGCCACCGCCGATCCCGGTTCTGCCGGAGTGGTCACCCGTGGTGAAGGTGCCGGGCCACTACCGCAGCGCCCCGCCTACCGCCACCCGCGCCGGTCTGGCACCGCAGGCGCACCATTGCAGCGGCCCGTGTGGCGTGCACAGCCACTCGCACGACATTGCCCGTGGCGCCAACGTCCCGGTCTCCGAGGAAAACGCCTTTTGGGGCGCGCTCGGTTGCAGCTGCTTTGCGTTCTGA
- a CDS encoding hydrolase — protein sequence MTNSKLEVLTPSNCQIIFIDQQPQMAFGVQSIDRQVLKNNVVALAKAAKVFNIPTVLTTVETESFSGHTFPELLDVFPSQDILERTSMNSWDDQKVRDALEANGKKKVVVSGLWTEVCNNSFALCAMLEGGYEIYMVADASGGTSKEAHDYAMQRMVQAGVIPVTWQQVMLEWQRDWAHKETYDAVMNIVKEHSGAYGMGVDYAYTMVHKAPSRDKGDHRTLSPVPAR from the coding sequence ATGACCAACTCCAAACTTGAAGTGCTGACGCCCTCCAACTGCCAGATCATCTTCATCGACCAACAGCCCCAGATGGCGTTCGGCGTGCAGTCCATCGACCGACAGGTGCTGAAAAATAACGTCGTGGCGCTGGCAAAAGCGGCCAAGGTCTTCAACATCCCGACGGTGCTCACCACCGTGGAGACCGAGAGCTTCTCCGGCCACACCTTCCCGGAGCTGCTGGACGTCTTCCCGAGCCAGGACATTCTGGAGCGTACTTCCATGAACTCCTGGGATGACCAGAAAGTGCGTGACGCGTTGGAAGCCAACGGCAAGAAAAAAGTGGTGGTCTCTGGCCTGTGGACTGAGGTGTGCAACAACAGCTTCGCCCTGTGCGCGATGCTGGAAGGCGGCTACGAAATCTACATGGTGGCTGACGCCTCTGGCGGCACCTCCAAAGAGGCACACGACTACGCCATGCAGCGTATGGTGCAGGCAGGCGTGATCCCGGTGACCTGGCAGCAGGTGATGCTGGAGTGGCAGCGTGACTGGGCGCACAAAGAGACTTATGACGCGGTAATGAACATCGTGAAAGAGCACTCCGGTGCCTACGGCATGGGCGTCGATTACGCCTACACCATGGTGCACAAAGCCCCGTCCCGCGACAAAGGCGATCACCGCACCCTGTCGCCTGTCCCGGCACGTTGA
- a CDS encoding response regulator transcription factor has product MTPPCIAIVDDERSVRSGLSNLLQSDGYTTVTFDSAEALLSRADALSGVAVAIIDVTLKGMGGLALYQTLVSQGSPPPVIFISGHGDETMQRIAATLGALAFLHKPIDIDTLLAHIQRAATR; this is encoded by the coding sequence ATGACGCCGCCGTGCATTGCCATCGTGGATGATGAGCGATCCGTCCGTAGCGGGTTAAGCAACCTGCTGCAATCCGACGGCTACACCACCGTCACCTTTGACTCCGCCGAAGCGCTGCTCAGCCGCGCCGACGCGCTCTCAGGGGTGGCGGTGGCAATCATTGATGTCACGCTCAAGGGCATGGGTGGCCTGGCGCTCTACCAGACACTGGTGAGCCAGGGCAGCCCGCCGCCGGTGATCTTTATCTCCGGCCACGGTGACGAGACCATGCAACGGATCGCCGCCACCCTTGGCGCCCTCGCCTTTCTGCACAAGCCCATCGATATCGACACGCTGCTGGCGCATATCCAGCGCGCCGCCACCCGATAA
- a CDS encoding response regulator transcription factor yields MEHRVYVVDDDDAVRHSISRLLASDGYAATDFPSSLAFLSHPFPSVPSCLILDMNMPEANGFEVAEKLAQRGHEIPIIFLTGYGTIPMTVKAMKAGAHEFLTKPVVAEQLLKAVAEGLQLSARNFSLSCEQLELKQRHQTLTPRESEVMELAIGGLLNKQIATALGISEITAKVHKRRVMEKMQVRSLADLVRAAERLNILKAGSR; encoded by the coding sequence ATGGAACATAGAGTGTATGTTGTTGACGATGATGACGCGGTGCGGCACTCGATTAGCCGCTTGCTGGCCTCTGATGGCTATGCGGCCACTGACTTCCCCTCCTCACTGGCCTTTCTGTCGCACCCCTTTCCGTCCGTCCCCTCCTGCCTGATTCTGGACATGAACATGCCGGAAGCCAACGGCTTTGAAGTGGCGGAAAAACTGGCGCAGCGCGGGCATGAGATCCCCATCATCTTTTTGACCGGCTACGGCACCATCCCGATGACGGTCAAAGCGATGAAAGCGGGCGCACATGAGTTCCTGACCAAGCCGGTGGTGGCGGAGCAGTTGCTGAAAGCCGTGGCCGAGGGGCTACAGCTCTCTGCCAGAAACTTCTCCCTCTCCTGTGAGCAGCTGGAGCTAAAGCAGCGGCACCAGACCCTGACGCCCCGCGAGTCGGAAGTGATGGAGTTGGCGATTGGCGGCCTGCTGAACAAGCAGATCGCCACGGCACTGGGCATCAGTGAAATCACCGCCAAGGTGCACAAGCGCCGGGTGATGGAGAAGATGCAGGTACGCTCGCTGGCCGATCTGGTACGGGCGGCAGAGCGGCTCAACATCCTTAAGGCGGGCAGCCGCTGA
- a CDS encoding LysR family transcriptional regulator yields the protein MDDVNGITLRALRFYNEVFEAQSFSVVARREGVSASMVSRTIHQLEDALGQQLFYRNTRAVIATEAGRLFADYARAMIEQMSEARRELQDRSLEPAGLVRLNAPVFFGQRHIAPWLTGLAERYPRLLIELTLTDDYIDPHREATDVIFRIGTLTDSSFHARVFGDQRHYLVAAPRYLRTHGEPRQPADLAQHRCLVYKGSSGPNRWLFRSQQEAWVHSPVSALLTSNNADSLLTAALDGMGIVLFPDWLVGDRVKKGELVKLLPEHEAAINTEPLHIAAIYPHARHPPLSVRAVIDHYIAAFGTPLYWQVE from the coding sequence ATGGATGACGTCAATGGCATTACGCTGCGCGCCCTGCGCTTCTACAACGAAGTGTTTGAGGCGCAGAGCTTCTCGGTAGTGGCGCGGCGCGAAGGGGTGTCGGCGTCGATGGTGTCACGCACCATCCACCAGCTGGAGGATGCACTGGGGCAGCAACTCTTCTACCGCAATACCCGTGCGGTGATCGCCACCGAGGCCGGGCGGCTGTTCGCCGACTACGCGCGGGCGATGATTGAGCAGATGAGTGAGGCGCGGCGTGAGTTGCAGGATCGTTCGCTGGAGCCGGCGGGTTTGGTGCGGCTCAACGCGCCGGTCTTTTTTGGCCAGCGGCATATTGCCCCCTGGCTAACCGGGCTGGCCGAGCGCTACCCGCGCCTGTTGATTGAACTGACGCTGACGGATGACTACATCGATCCGCACCGCGAGGCGACGGACGTTATCTTTCGCATTGGCACCCTGACCGATTCCTCCTTCCATGCCCGCGTATTTGGCGACCAGCGGCACTATCTGGTGGCCGCGCCGCGCTACCTGCGCACCCACGGCGAGCCGCGCCAGCCCGCCGATCTGGCGCAGCACCGCTGTCTGGTCTACAAAGGCTCCTCCGGCCCCAACCGCTGGCTGTTCCGCAGCCAGCAAGAGGCGTGGGTGCATTCACCGGTCTCCGCGCTGCTGACGTCAAACAACGCCGACAGCCTGCTGACCGCCGCGCTTGATGGCATGGGCATCGTGCTGTTCCCGGACTGGCTGGTGGGCGATCGCGTGAAAAAGGGGGAACTGGTGAAATTGCTGCCAGAGCATGAGGCTGCCATCAATACCGAGCCGCTGCATATCGCCGCCATCTACCCCCATGCGCGTCACCCGCCGCTCAGCGTGCGGGCGGTGATTGACCACTACATCGCCGCCTTTGGCACGCCCCTTTACTGGCAGGTGGAGTAG
- a CDS encoding DMT family transporter, whose product MQLILILLVVLGGMGLSVEAGLLGPLGSEVGDLWATFSIFGVGAALTFLLMLFFSPRNSPSFFAQPGWQLLGGVLGPGYVVILTLATPVIGIAMTMIGILAGQVFKSLVIDHFGLFGSPHRKIDRKRLIALAFIIAALALVAKG is encoded by the coding sequence ATGCAGCTAATTTTGATTTTACTGGTGGTACTGGGCGGGATGGGCCTGTCTGTGGAGGCGGGCCTGCTGGGGCCGCTGGGGAGTGAGGTGGGCGACCTGTGGGCCACCTTCAGCATTTTCGGCGTCGGCGCGGCGTTGACCTTCCTGCTGATGCTGTTTTTCAGCCCGCGCAACAGCCCGTCGTTCTTCGCCCAACCGGGCTGGCAGCTGCTGGGCGGCGTCTTGGGGCCGGGCTACGTGGTGATCCTGACACTGGCGACGCCGGTGATTGGCATCGCGATGACCATGATTGGCATCCTCGCCGGGCAGGTGTTTAAAAGTCTGGTGATTGACCACTTTGGCCTGTTCGGATCGCCGCACCGCAAAATTGACCGCAAGCGCCTGATTGCGCTGGCCTTTATCATTGCCGCGCTCGCTTTGGTGGCGAAGGGCTGA